In the genome of Raphanus sativus cultivar WK10039 chromosome 4, ASM80110v3, whole genome shotgun sequence, one region contains:
- the LOC130511241 gene encoding uncharacterized protein At4g04775-like, whose translation MSNPITSASSSMTGDITITSGLERARTGGIPRNCSCGERIVELISKSRPNPYRRYYRCLYAASLRLENDDHFFKWVDEAFTDEIRQLHNQVRILEQEVQLLKATIRSERPTLMPKISGGCVPVIVGISVVVVVVAGIMMYK comes from the exons ATGTCCAACCCAATAACGTCCGCTTCATCGTCCATGACTGGAGATATTACCATTACCAGTGGTCTGGAACGAGCAAGAACTGGGGGAATACCTAGAAATTGTTCGTGCGGGGAGAGAATCGTCGAGCTAATATCCAAATCCCGGCCAAATCCATACCGTCGGTATTATCGGTGTCTCTATGCGGCTTCACTTAGG CTGGAGAACGACGACCACTTCTTCAAATGGGTAGATGAAGCTTTCACCGATGAGATTCGACAGTTGCACAACCAAGTTCGAATCCTAGAACAAGAAGTTCAATTGCTCAAGGCAACAATAAGGAGCGAACGTCCGACATTAATGCCTAAGATATCAGGAGGTTGTGTCCCTGTTATTGTCGGCATCAGTGTCGTAGTTGTAGTTGTAGCCGGTATTATGATGTACAAGTAA